The proteins below are encoded in one region of Paenacidovorax monticola:
- a CDS encoding cation:proton antiporter, producing MNDILSFWAQWLRPSAGLPTVQWSLLLAVATVAGYLCQRHIGLPKVVGYSLVGTAAGLAGFSGAVWPLQGIGLFLLELGISIVLFEAGARIPLRWFRHNPMVLVQSVAESALAYFAVYWVLVWLNTPTHVAGPLALVAMAASPAVLTRVVADTRAAGPVTERAIVLTTLSTLYALTLGAAHAELINRPAQSLLETAYPVVVVLGVSIIVAALLSLVMRMALRIMSPTSENTSILMLALIAAAAAVAAHLGGSAPLAALLAGMLLKQLYPRPWSWPRQLGTASSLLTMLMFVLVSTVAAQADWSAPVAGVVLALVAVRLLAKALGVALGNVGSGASWRQALWLGCAMTPMSSIALLIASQFVVASPSTGHMIARVALPAILLMEVLGAVIATVAIYRAGESSKPWAPLTTRAEP from the coding sequence ATGAACGACATCCTGAGCTTCTGGGCGCAGTGGCTGCGGCCCTCCGCCGGGCTGCCCACGGTGCAGTGGTCGCTGCTGCTGGCCGTGGCCACGGTCGCGGGCTACCTGTGCCAACGCCATATCGGCCTGCCCAAGGTGGTGGGCTATTCGCTGGTGGGCACCGCCGCGGGCCTGGCGGGCTTCAGCGGCGCCGTGTGGCCCCTGCAGGGCATCGGCCTGTTCCTGCTGGAGCTGGGCATTTCCATCGTGCTCTTCGAGGCCGGCGCGCGCATCCCGCTGCGCTGGTTCCGTCACAACCCCATGGTGCTGGTGCAGAGCGTGGCCGAATCGGCCCTGGCCTATTTCGCCGTGTACTGGGTGCTGGTGTGGCTGAACACGCCCACCCACGTCGCGGGGCCGCTGGCGCTCGTTGCCATGGCGGCCTCGCCCGCCGTGCTCACGCGCGTGGTGGCCGACACGCGCGCCGCAGGCCCCGTGACCGAGCGCGCCATCGTGCTCACCACGCTGTCCACGCTGTATGCGCTCACGCTCGGCGCCGCCCACGCCGAGCTCATCAACCGCCCCGCGCAAAGCCTGCTGGAGACCGCCTACCCCGTGGTGGTCGTGCTGGGGGTGTCCATCATCGTGGCGGCCCTGCTGTCGCTGGTCATGCGCATGGCGCTGCGCATCATGAGCCCGACGAGCGAGAACACCTCCATCCTGATGCTCGCGCTGATCGCCGCAGCCGCTGCCGTTGCGGCCCACCTCGGGGGCTCCGCGCCGCTGGCCGCGCTGCTCGCGGGCATGCTGCTCAAGCAGCTCTACCCGCGCCCCTGGTCATGGCCTCGCCAACTGGGCACGGCCTCGTCGCTGCTGACCATGCTGATGTTCGTGCTCGTCTCCACCGTGGCCGCCCAGGCCGACTGGAGCGCCCCCGTGGCTGGCGTGGTGCTAGCCCTGGTCGCCGTGCGGCTGCTGGCCAAGGCCCTGGGCGTGGCGCTGGGCAACGTGGGCAGCGGCGCGAGCTGGCGCCAGGCGCTGTGGCTGGGCTGCGCGATGACGCCTATGTCGTCGATCGCGCTGCTGATCGCATCGCAGTTCGTGGTGGCCTCGCCCTCCACGGGCCACATGATCGCGCGCGTGGCCCTGCCCGCCATCCTGCTCATGGAAGTGCTGGGCGCCGTGATCGCCACCGTGGCCATCTACCGCGCGGGCGAGAGTTCCAAACCCTGGGCGCCGCTGACCACGCGCGCCGAACCCTGA
- a CDS encoding YbdK family carboxylate-amine ligase, producing the protein MGLEAFHHSEPLTLGVELELQLINTHDYDLAPYAEDMLRLMHKTPLPGSVVPEMTNSMIEISTGICHSSSEVLGQLSQIRDALVKSADKLNIAVAGGGTHPFQMWHERRIYDKPRFRELSELYGYLSKQFTIFGQHVHIGCPDADAALLMLHRMSRYIPHFIALSASSPYVQGQDTAFDSARLNSVFAFPLSGRAPCVLTWREFEQYFDKMTRTGVVKSMKDFYWDIRPKPEFGTIEIRVFDTPLTIERAAALAGFVQSLGAWFLAAQPFTPEEDDYLVYTYNRFQACRFGLDAVYVDPATGAHMPLREHLLQTLDTIADHGAAHGAAGALHLLRSEAALGQNDARWLRERQREEQLLGEVSRLAARRFRGLN; encoded by the coding sequence ATGGGACTTGAAGCCTTCCACCATTCCGAGCCGCTGACGCTGGGCGTCGAGCTGGAGCTGCAGCTCATCAACACGCACGACTACGACCTGGCCCCCTATGCCGAGGACATGCTGCGCCTCATGCACAAGACGCCGCTGCCCGGCAGCGTGGTGCCCGAGATGACGAACAGCATGATCGAGATCTCGACCGGCATCTGCCATTCGTCCAGCGAGGTGCTGGGCCAGCTCAGCCAGATCCGCGACGCGCTGGTGAAAAGCGCCGACAAGCTGAACATCGCCGTGGCGGGCGGCGGCACGCACCCGTTCCAGATGTGGCACGAACGGCGCATCTACGACAAGCCCCGCTTTCGCGAGCTGTCGGAGCTGTACGGCTACCTGTCCAAGCAGTTCACCATCTTCGGCCAGCACGTGCACATCGGCTGTCCCGACGCGGATGCGGCCCTGCTCATGCTGCACCGCATGTCGCGCTACATCCCGCACTTCATCGCGCTGTCGGCCTCCAGCCCCTACGTGCAGGGACAGGACACGGCCTTCGATTCGGCACGGCTCAACTCGGTGTTCGCGTTTCCGCTCTCGGGCCGCGCGCCCTGCGTGCTCACCTGGCGCGAGTTCGAGCAGTACTTCGACAAGATGACCCGCACGGGGGTCGTGAAGAGCATGAAGGACTTCTACTGGGACATCCGGCCCAAGCCCGAGTTCGGCACCATCGAGATCCGCGTGTTCGACACCCCGCTCACCATCGAGCGCGCCGCCGCGCTAGCGGGCTTCGTGCAGTCGCTGGGCGCCTGGTTCCTGGCCGCGCAGCCCTTCACGCCCGAGGAGGACGACTACCTCGTCTACACCTACAACCGCTTCCAGGCCTGCCGCTTCGGGCTGGACGCCGTCTACGTGGACCCGGCCACGGGCGCGCACATGCCGCTGCGCGAACACCTGCTGCAGACCCTGGACACCATCGCCGACCACGGCGCCGCCCACGGGGCCGCAGGCGCGCTGCACCTGCTGCGCAGCGAGGCGGCCCTGGGCCAGAACGACGCGCGCTGGCTGCGCGAGCGCCAGCGCGAGGAGCAGTTGCTCGGCGAAGTGAGCCGCCTGGCCGCGCGCCGCTTTCGCGGGCTGAACTGA
- a CDS encoding TetR/AcrR family transcriptional regulator C-terminal domain-containing protein: MFEALLTRMLAPPELDADTVLGGCADCRALAGRIVDLLFERLSRPEALATLRLLVAEGERVPHLVALWYGNTVESLSVHLGEVLERAVGRGLCRPGVAVERPWLVLAPVVHVTMARLVFAGLPVPSLRNSRNDCVDALCELLAPR, from the coding sequence GTGTTCGAAGCCCTGCTCACGCGCATGCTGGCGCCGCCGGAGCTGGATGCGGACACGGTGCTGGGCGGCTGCGCGGACTGCCGTGCCCTGGCGGGCCGCATCGTGGACCTGCTGTTCGAGCGCCTGTCGCGGCCCGAGGCGCTGGCCACGCTGCGGCTGCTGGTGGCCGAGGGCGAGCGCGTGCCGCACCTTGTGGCCCTGTGGTACGGCAATACGGTGGAGTCGCTCAGCGTGCACCTGGGCGAGGTGCTGGAGCGCGCGGTTGGGCGCGGGCTGTGCCGCCCCGGCGTGGCGGTGGAGCGGCCCTGGCTGGTGCTCGCGCCGGTGGTCCACGTCACCATGGCGCGGCTGGTGTTCGCGGGTTTGCCCGTTCCCAGCCTGCGCAACAGCCGCAACGACTGCGTGGATGCGCTGTGCGAACTGCTGGCGCCGCGCTGA
- a CDS encoding HlyD family secretion protein: protein MNATLQTTLIRTALAVAVAAAGYYAWSRMQPTGPGEGFASGNGRIEATEIDVATKLAGRVEDITAREGDFVKAGQPLARMQIRSLEAQRDEARAQRQQALNATASADAQVAVRESDKMAAQALVAQRESELDAAQRRLARSETLSREGASSAQELDDDRARVRSIQAAVGAARAQVAAAQAAIEAARAQRVGSRSAVAAVEATIARIESEIQDSQLTAPRDGRVQFRVAQPGEVLGGGGKVLNLVDLSDVYMTFFLPETVAGKVALGSEARIVLDAAPAYVIPAKVSFVASTAQFTPKTVETASERQKLMFRVKAQIDPQLLQKHLTQVKTGLPGVAWVKTDSQKEWPAALQVKLPE from the coding sequence ATGAACGCCACACTCCAAACCACCCTGATCCGCACGGCCCTGGCCGTGGCCGTCGCCGCGGCGGGCTACTACGCCTGGAGCCGCATGCAGCCCACGGGCCCGGGCGAGGGCTTCGCCAGCGGCAACGGCCGCATCGAGGCCACCGAGATCGACGTGGCCACCAAGCTCGCGGGGCGCGTGGAAGACATCACCGCGCGCGAGGGCGACTTCGTGAAGGCGGGCCAGCCGCTGGCCCGCATGCAGATCCGCAGCCTGGAGGCCCAGCGCGACGAAGCCCGGGCCCAGCGCCAGCAGGCCCTGAACGCCACCGCCAGCGCCGACGCCCAGGTGGCCGTGCGCGAGAGCGACAAGATGGCCGCGCAGGCGCTGGTGGCGCAGCGCGAGAGCGAGCTCGACGCCGCCCAGCGGCGCCTGGCACGCTCGGAAACGCTCTCGCGCGAGGGCGCCTCCTCCGCGCAGGAACTGGACGACGATCGCGCCCGCGTGCGCAGCATCCAGGCCGCCGTGGGCGCCGCGCGTGCCCAGGTGGCCGCAGCCCAGGCCGCGATCGAAGCCGCCAGGGCCCAGCGCGTGGGATCGCGCTCCGCCGTCGCGGCCGTCGAGGCAACCATCGCGCGCATCGAGTCGGAGATCCAGGACAGCCAGCTCACCGCGCCGCGCGACGGCCGCGTGCAGTTCCGCGTGGCCCAGCCCGGCGAGGTGCTGGGCGGCGGCGGCAAGGTGCTTAACCTGGTGGACCTGTCCGACGTGTACATGACCTTCTTCCTGCCCGAGACCGTGGCGGGCAAGGTGGCGCTGGGCAGCGAGGCGCGCATCGTGCTCGATGCGGCCCCCGCGTACGTGATCCCGGCCAAGGTGTCCTTCGTGGCCAGCACCGCGCAGTTCACGCCCAAGACAGTGGAGACGGCCAGCGAGCGCCAGAAGCTCATGTTCCGCGTGAAGGCGCAGATCGACCCGCAGTTGCTGCAAAAGCACCTCACGCAGGTCAAGACCGGCCTGCCCGGCGTGGCCTGGGTGAAGACCGACAGCCAGAAGGAATGGCCCGCCGCGCTCCAGGTCAAGCTGCCGGAATAG
- the rbbA gene encoding ribosome-associated ATPase/putative transporter RbbA, translating into MPTPSSSGPEAVARLAGVRLRYGRVDALAGIDLDLPAGCMVGIIGPDGVGKSSMLSLLAGARAVQQGRVEALGGDMASKAHRDRVCPRIAYMPQGLGKNLYPTLSVEENLQFFARLFGHGAAERRRRIDDLTRSTGLHKFLQRPAGKLSGGMKQKLGLCCALIHDPDLLILDEPTTGVDPLARAQFWDLIQRIRRQRPGMSVLVATAYMDEAQRFDWLVAMDDGRVLATGTPAELLARTGCDALESAFIQLLPEEKKRGYQPVEIPPLPADDGTAVAIEARDLTMRFGDFVAVDHVSFRIRRGEIFGFLGSNGCGKSTTMKMLTGLLPASEGRAALFGKPVDPRDVNTRRRVGYMSQAFSLYGELTCEQNLVLHARLFHVPEAEIATRVDEMLQRFDLREVRASLPESLPLGMRQRLSLAVAMVHRPELLILDEPTSGVDPIARDGFWRLLVELSRRDRVTIFISTHFMNEAERCDRISLMHAGKVLDSDAPAALVERRSAHTLEEAFIGYLVDAGGGTPTGAGDDAPAAAAPVPPESAPAPHRAFSLQRLYSYLWREALELRRDTVRATLALAGSLILMFVIGYGINMDVENLRYAVLDRDQTTLSQSYTLNLSGSRYFIERPPIADYADLDRRMKSGELSLAIEIPSGFGRDVLRGQPVQIGAWFDGAMPMRAETVQGYVLGLHQHWLATQIRERTGATLHSAVAVQTRYRYNPDVRSLPAMVPAVIPLLLLMLPAMLTALAVVREKEMGSIINLYVTPVTRAEFLLGKQLPYVALALLNFVLMSLLAVTVFGVPVTGSYPTLLLAAFVFSITATGMGLLASAVTRSQIAAMFFAILGTLIPAIQFSGLIDPVSSLEGSGRFIGSFYPATFMFSISRGVFSKGLGLSDLQGALWPLLAAIPVVMGAAVALLQKQER; encoded by the coding sequence ATGCCCACTCCCTCTTCCTCCGGGCCGGAGGCCGTCGCGCGGCTCGCCGGCGTGCGCCTGCGCTACGGACGCGTGGACGCGCTCGCGGGCATCGACCTGGACCTCCCCGCCGGGTGCATGGTGGGCATCATCGGGCCCGACGGCGTGGGCAAGTCCAGCATGCTGTCGCTGCTGGCCGGCGCGCGCGCCGTACAGCAGGGCCGCGTCGAGGCCCTGGGCGGCGACATGGCCAGCAAGGCCCACCGCGACCGCGTGTGCCCGCGCATCGCCTACATGCCCCAGGGCCTGGGCAAGAACCTCTACCCCACGCTGTCGGTGGAGGAGAACCTGCAGTTCTTCGCACGCCTGTTCGGCCACGGCGCGGCCGAGCGGCGCCGGCGCATCGACGACCTCACGCGCAGCACCGGGCTGCACAAGTTCCTGCAGCGCCCGGCCGGCAAGCTCTCGGGCGGCATGAAGCAGAAGCTCGGCCTGTGCTGCGCGCTCATCCACGACCCGGACCTGCTCATCCTCGACGAGCCCACCACGGGCGTGGACCCGCTCGCACGCGCGCAGTTCTGGGACCTGATCCAGCGCATCCGCCGCCAGCGCCCCGGCATGAGCGTGCTCGTGGCCACGGCCTACATGGACGAAGCCCAGCGCTTCGACTGGCTGGTGGCCATGGACGATGGCCGCGTGCTCGCCACGGGCACGCCGGCCGAGCTGCTCGCGCGCACCGGCTGCGACGCGCTGGAGTCGGCCTTCATCCAGCTGCTGCCCGAGGAGAAGAAGCGCGGCTACCAGCCGGTGGAGATTCCTCCCCTGCCCGCCGACGACGGCACGGCGGTCGCCATCGAGGCGCGCGACCTCACGATGCGCTTCGGCGACTTCGTGGCCGTGGACCACGTGAGCTTCCGCATCCGGCGCGGCGAGATCTTCGGCTTCCTGGGCTCCAACGGCTGCGGCAAATCCACCACCATGAAGATGCTCACAGGCCTGCTGCCCGCGAGCGAAGGACGGGCGGCCCTGTTCGGCAAACCCGTGGACCCGCGCGACGTGAACACGCGCCGCCGCGTGGGCTACATGTCGCAGGCCTTCTCGCTCTATGGCGAGCTGACCTGCGAGCAGAACCTGGTACTGCATGCGCGCCTGTTCCACGTGCCAGAGGCCGAGATCGCCACACGCGTGGACGAGATGCTGCAGCGCTTCGACCTGCGCGAGGTGCGCGCCAGCCTGCCCGAGAGCCTGCCGCTGGGCATGCGCCAGCGCCTGTCGCTGGCCGTGGCCATGGTGCACCGGCCCGAACTGCTGATCCTGGACGAGCCCACCTCGGGCGTGGACCCCATCGCGCGCGACGGCTTCTGGCGCCTGCTGGTGGAGCTGTCGCGCCGCGACCGGGTGACGATCTTCATCTCCACCCACTTCATGAACGAGGCCGAGCGCTGCGACCGCATCTCGCTGATGCACGCGGGCAAGGTGCTGGACAGCGACGCCCCCGCGGCCCTGGTGGAGCGGCGCAGCGCGCACACGCTGGAGGAGGCGTTCATCGGCTACCTCGTGGACGCCGGCGGCGGCACGCCCACGGGCGCCGGAGACGACGCCCCGGCCGCCGCCGCCCCGGTGCCCCCAGAATCCGCGCCCGCGCCCCACCGCGCGTTCAGCCTGCAAAGGCTCTACAGCTACCTCTGGCGCGAGGCGCTGGAGCTGCGCCGCGACACGGTGCGCGCCACGCTGGCGCTGGCAGGCTCGCTCATCCTCATGTTCGTGATCGGCTACGGCATCAACATGGACGTGGAGAACCTGCGCTACGCCGTGCTCGACCGCGACCAGACCACGCTGAGCCAGAGCTACACGCTGAACCTCTCAGGTTCGCGCTACTTCATCGAACGCCCGCCCATCGCCGACTACGCCGACCTCGACCGGCGCATGAAGAGCGGCGAGCTGTCGCTGGCCATCGAGATCCCGAGCGGCTTCGGCCGCGACGTACTGCGCGGCCAGCCCGTGCAGATCGGCGCCTGGTTCGACGGCGCCATGCCCATGCGCGCCGAGACCGTGCAAGGCTACGTGCTGGGCCTGCACCAGCACTGGCTCGCCACGCAGATCCGCGAGCGCACCGGCGCCACGCTGCACAGCGCGGTGGCGGTGCAGACGCGCTACCGCTACAACCCCGACGTGCGCAGCCTGCCCGCCATGGTGCCCGCCGTGATCCCGCTGCTGCTGCTGATGCTGCCGGCCATGCTCACGGCGCTGGCCGTGGTGCGAGAGAAGGAGATGGGCTCCATCATCAACCTCTACGTCACGCCCGTCACACGCGCCGAGTTCCTGCTTGGCAAGCAACTGCCGTACGTGGCGCTGGCCCTGCTCAACTTCGTGCTCATGAGCCTGCTGGCGGTGACCGTGTTCGGCGTGCCCGTCACGGGCAGCTATCCCACGCTGCTGCTGGCGGCCTTCGTCTTCAGCATCACGGCCACGGGCATGGGGCTGCTGGCCTCGGCCGTCACGCGCAGCCAGATCGCGGCCATGTTCTTCGCCATCCTGGGCACGCTGATCCCGGCCATCCAGTTCTCTGGGCTCATCGACCCGGTGTCGTCGCTGGAGGGTTCGGGCCGCTTCATCGGCAGCTTCTACCCGGCCACCTTCATGTTCTCCATCAGCCGGGGCGTATTCAGCAAGGGGCTGGGGCTGTCCGACCTGCAGGGCGCGCTGTGGCCGCTGCTGGCGGCCATCCCCGTCGTCATGGGCGCGGCCGTGGCGCTGCTGCAGAAGCAGGAGCGCTGA
- a CDS encoding ABC transporter permease translates to MLRHLQNIYRLGVKELWSLLRDVTMLVLIVYTFTASVYTGATAMPETLHNAPIAIVDEDGSPLSQRIISAFYPPQFGPPALIALGEVDRGMDEGRYTFALNIPLHFQRDVLAGRAAEIQLNVDATRMSQAFTGSSYVQQIVLAEVNEFVQRHRGASAVPVDLALRARFNPSLDKTWFGSLMQIINNVTMLSIILTGAALIREREHGTIEHLLVMPVTPTEIMLAKVWSMGAVVLLAAGLSLAFVVQGLLHVPIGGSMALFLAGAALHLFATTSMGIFMATVARSMPQFGLLMVLTLIPLQLLSGGTTPRESMPALVQNAMLAAPTTHFVELGQAILYRGAGIDVVWPQFLALLAIGSVLFSLSLTRFRKTISQMA, encoded by the coding sequence ATGCTGCGCCACCTCCAGAACATCTACCGCCTGGGCGTCAAGGAACTGTGGAGCCTGCTGCGCGACGTGACCATGCTGGTGCTGATCGTCTACACCTTCACCGCCTCGGTCTACACCGGCGCCACCGCCATGCCCGAGACGCTGCACAACGCGCCCATCGCCATCGTGGACGAGGACGGCTCCCCGCTCTCGCAGCGCATCATCTCGGCCTTCTACCCGCCGCAGTTCGGCCCGCCCGCGCTCATTGCGCTCGGCGAGGTGGACCGAGGCATGGACGAGGGCCGCTACACCTTCGCGCTCAACATTCCGCTGCATTTCCAGCGCGACGTGCTGGCCGGGCGCGCCGCCGAGATCCAGCTCAACGTGGACGCCACGCGCATGAGCCAGGCCTTTACTGGCAGCAGCTACGTGCAGCAGATCGTGCTGGCCGAGGTGAACGAGTTCGTGCAGCGCCACCGTGGCGCCTCCGCCGTGCCCGTGGACCTGGCGCTGCGCGCGCGCTTCAACCCCAGCCTGGACAAGACCTGGTTCGGCAGCCTGATGCAGATCATCAACAACGTGACCATGCTGTCCATCATCCTCACGGGCGCGGCGCTCATCCGCGAACGCGAGCACGGCACCATCGAGCACCTGCTGGTGATGCCCGTCACGCCCACCGAGATCATGCTGGCCAAGGTCTGGTCCATGGGCGCCGTGGTGCTGCTGGCGGCGGGCCTGTCGCTCGCCTTCGTGGTCCAGGGCCTGCTGCATGTGCCCATCGGCGGCTCCATGGCGCTGTTCCTGGCCGGCGCGGCGCTGCACCTGTTCGCCACCACCTCCATGGGCATCTTCATGGCCACGGTGGCCCGCAGCATGCCGCAGTTCGGGCTGCTCATGGTGCTCACGCTGATTCCGCTGCAGCTGCTCTCGGGCGGCACCACGCCGCGCGAGAGCATGCCCGCGCTGGTGCAGAACGCCATGCTCGCGGCCCCCACCACGCATTTCGTAGAGCTGGGCCAGGCCATCCTGTACCGCGGCGCGGGCATCGACGTCGTGTGGCCGCAGTTCCTCGCGCTGCTGGCCATCGGCTCCGTGCTGTTCAGCCTGTCGCTCACCCGCTTTCGCAAGACCATCAGCCAGATGGCTTGA
- a CDS encoding YgaP-like transmembrane domain — translation MLYRKNVGRTEAIARALAGALLIAAGLWWLRTSPWGWAALATGATALATGWIGFCPACALLGRRSIE, via the coding sequence ATGCTGTACCGAAAGAACGTGGGCCGCACCGAGGCCATCGCACGCGCCCTGGCCGGGGCCCTGCTGATCGCCGCCGGCCTGTGGTGGCTGCGGACCTCACCCTGGGGCTGGGCCGCGCTCGCCACGGGGGCCACGGCCCTGGCCACGGGCTGGATCGGCTTTTGCCCGGCCTGCGCCCTGCTGGGCCGGCGGAGCATCGAATGA
- a CDS encoding RNA polymerase sigma factor: MNAALPALLRAARAGDAQAMERLLALAQPDIRRYAQRHCAATAATDDIVQETLLIVYRRVGALRELAAFGGWLVRIVQRLCMRPVMGWLRAEPLQPLEDTAAWAHRPAHELRLDLARAIDSLPPPYREALLLRDFEELTIEEMSARLGTTREAAKSRLHRARTLVREYLRDGA, translated from the coding sequence ATGAACGCCGCCCTGCCCGCGCTGCTGCGCGCCGCGCGCGCGGGGGACGCGCAGGCCATGGAGCGCCTGCTGGCGCTCGCCCAGCCCGATATCCGCCGCTACGCGCAGCGCCACTGCGCGGCCACGGCCGCCACCGACGACATCGTGCAGGAGACGCTGCTCATCGTGTACCGCCGCGTGGGCGCGCTGCGCGAGCTGGCTGCCTTTGGGGGCTGGCTGGTGCGCATCGTGCAGCGCCTGTGCATGCGCCCCGTCATGGGCTGGCTGCGTGCCGAGCCCCTGCAGCCGCTGGAAGACACCGCTGCCTGGGCCCACCGCCCCGCGCACGAGCTGCGCCTGGACCTAGCGCGCGCCATCGATTCGCTGCCGCCACCCTACCGCGAAGCGCTGCTGCTGCGCGACTTCGAGGAACTCACCATCGAGGAGATGTCCGCCCGGCTGGGCACCACACGCGAGGCCGCCAAGAGCCGCCTGCACCGCGCGCGCACCCTGGTGCGCGAATACCTGCGGGATGGCGCCTGA
- a CDS encoding DUF4139 domain-containing protein — MPIFRSLHGARAASVAALATFLCVPPLHAQAEAPSRIARVKLYPGSATVERVARVAAGARSFTFRCLPQGLDAASLQVSADAAVRIGETSVQVQDRDIAGGCASPLDERVREAQDQLAGARAETDALELAHSYLKTMAGTAPGTSPGAVPPSSIANTTETLRRSAQDTLLRLHQAKRRQETLELSLKALIAEQGRVAGPRARVSTVTVTLAAEREAELRLTYQVRGPSWSPSYRATLDSAAATVRLERLALVAQGTGEDWNGVQLTLSTGQPTRATAGGLPRPWRLDVAPPVPPVAPAPALARMAAPAAAPAAGGAEVAEAVPSFEISVDDTAYATEFAVPQRITVPSGGPRVTLALGQGDARAQLVTRAVPAVEEAAYLVAQFPAPAGVWPAAPVALYRDGAFVGSGRLDTAELARTGLAFGRDERVVVRAEAPREATGSAGLTGARTERQQQRTYSVENRHATPVALQVLDAAPVSQNEQITVESRYDPAPAETAWNQQPGTIAWSQPLAAGATARFGATHTIRYPKELRLQERR, encoded by the coding sequence ATGCCCATATTCCGCAGCCTCCATGGAGCCCGCGCCGCGTCGGTCGCGGCCCTGGCCACCTTCCTCTGCGTTCCACCCCTGCACGCCCAGGCCGAGGCGCCCTCGCGCATCGCGCGCGTCAAGCTCTACCCCGGCAGTGCCACGGTGGAACGCGTGGCGCGCGTGGCGGCCGGCGCCCGCAGCTTCACCTTCCGCTGCCTGCCCCAGGGGCTGGACGCGGCGAGCCTGCAGGTGAGCGCCGACGCGGCCGTGCGCATCGGCGAGACCAGCGTGCAGGTGCAGGACCGCGATATCGCCGGTGGCTGCGCCAGCCCGCTCGACGAGCGCGTGCGCGAGGCGCAGGACCAGCTGGCCGGCGCCCGCGCCGAGACCGATGCGCTGGAGCTGGCCCACAGCTACCTCAAGACCATGGCCGGCACGGCGCCGGGCACCTCGCCCGGCGCCGTGCCGCCCTCCTCCATCGCCAACACCACCGAGACACTGCGCCGCTCGGCCCAGGACACGCTGCTGCGCCTGCACCAGGCCAAGCGCCGCCAGGAGACGCTGGAACTGTCGCTCAAGGCCCTCATCGCCGAGCAGGGCCGCGTTGCCGGGCCGCGCGCACGCGTGAGCACCGTCACAGTGACGCTCGCCGCCGAGCGCGAGGCCGAACTGCGCCTGACCTACCAGGTGCGCGGCCCCAGCTGGTCTCCCAGCTACCGCGCCACGCTCGACAGCGCCGCCGCCACCGTGCGGCTGGAGCGCCTGGCACTCGTGGCGCAGGGCACGGGCGAGGACTGGAACGGCGTGCAGCTCACGCTCTCCACGGGCCAGCCCACGCGCGCCACCGCAGGCGGGCTGCCGCGCCCCTGGCGGCTCGACGTGGCGCCGCCGGTGCCGCCGGTCGCGCCCGCCCCCGCGCTCGCGCGCATGGCCGCCCCGGCGGCCGCGCCGGCCGCCGGCGGTGCCGAAGTGGCCGAGGCCGTGCCCAGCTTCGAGATCAGCGTGGACGACACGGCCTATGCCACCGAGTTCGCGGTGCCGCAGCGCATCACCGTGCCCTCGGGCGGCCCGCGCGTCACGCTGGCGCTGGGCCAGGGCGATGCGCGCGCCCAGCTCGTCACGCGCGCCGTGCCGGCCGTGGAGGAGGCCGCCTACCTCGTGGCCCAGTTCCCCGCGCCGGCCGGCGTATGGCCCGCAGCACCCGTGGCGCTGTACCGCGACGGCGCCTTCGTGGGCAGCGGCCGGCTCGACACGGCCGAACTCGCACGCACGGGCCTGGCCTTCGGGCGCGACGAGCGTGTCGTGGTGCGCGCCGAGGCCCCGCGCGAAGCCACCGGCAGCGCGGGCCTGACGGGCGCGCGCACCGAGCGCCAGCAGCAGCGCACCTACAGCGTCGAGAACCGCCACGCCACCCCGGTGGCGCTGCAGGTGCTGGACGCGGCGCCCGTGTCGCAGAACGAACAGATCACCGTGGAATCGCGCTACGACCCCGCCCCGGCCGAGACGGCCTGGAACCAGCAGCCCGGTACCATCGCCTGGAGCCAGCCCCTCGCGGCCGGCGCGACGGCGCGCTTCGGCGCCACCCACACCATCCGCTACCCCAAGGAGCTGCGCCTGCAAGAGCGCCGCTGA
- a CDS encoding phosphatidylglycerophosphatase A family protein has translation MPAPPLRATRAFLLSHPAHLVALGFGSGLSPVAPGTVGTLWAWLAFLMLQLWLLPVGIGWVIAVSIPLGWWACTVTARHLGVADPGCIVWDEVVAFWIVLWLAMPMGLWGQAAAFLLFRFFDAVKPGPVRWADRLFKGFGWRGGWGILFDDFVAAFCTLFVIAVWRFYR, from the coding sequence ATGCCCGCACCTCCCCTGCGCGCCACGCGCGCCTTTCTGCTGTCCCACCCGGCGCACCTCGTGGCGCTGGGCTTCGGCAGCGGCCTCTCGCCCGTCGCGCCCGGCACCGTGGGCACGCTGTGGGCCTGGCTCGCCTTCCTCATGCTGCAGCTGTGGCTGCTGCCGGTGGGCATCGGATGGGTGATCGCGGTGTCGATCCCGCTGGGCTGGTGGGCCTGCACCGTCACCGCGCGCCACCTGGGCGTGGCCGACCCGGGCTGCATCGTCTGGGACGAGGTGGTGGCATTCTGGATCGTGCTGTGGCTGGCCATGCCCATGGGCCTGTGGGGCCAGGCCGCGGCGTTCCTGCTGTTTCGCTTCTTCGACGCCGTGAAGCCCGGCCCCGTGCGCTGGGCCGACCGGCTGTTCAAGGGCTTCGGCTGGCGCGGCGGCTGGGGGATTCTGTTCGACGACTTCGTGGCGGCGTTCTGCACGCTGTTCGTGATCGCGGTGTGGAGGTTCTACCGGTGA